A stretch of DNA from Hippopotamus amphibius kiboko isolate mHipAmp2 chromosome 5, mHipAmp2.hap2, whole genome shotgun sequence:
ggcccccctccctgcccctaaGGCCAGGCCGGCTTCCCTCTGCCACAGGCCCTGGCACACGctactcccccccgccccagatgCTCCTCCTCATCATGATTAGCTCACCATTCTAATCTCGGCTatgtgtcacctcctccaggaaggcttcccagatGCCCAGTCCAAATCAGCTTCCTCACCAGACATTCTGCTGGGAGGCCCTCGTCCCCTCTCGGCACATTCCTGGGCGTGTTTATGCATGAACCTGGGGACCGTGAGTCACAGCCCTCTCCCTGGCCCCCCAGGCAAGGGCCTCGGTGACTCTGTGCACACGTCTGTGCACCATCCAGCACAGCACTCGGTCTTCGGTGGGCCGGTGGGGGGTGGCCGGGTAGAGAAGAGGGACGTGACCGGGTCTGAGAGGAAGAGGCCCTGGGGTTCACACCGCACCCGGGAGGAGCTGCCATCACCTGTCAGGTTAGGGGGCTGGCCCTGCACTTGGGGTGTCCCCGTCCACCTGCAGGACCCTCGCCCCCGACCAGCGGGCAGCAGGAGCTGCCCAGCCCCTCCAGGCAGCAGTGCGACCCCCCCGGAAAACAGCCAGAAAGGCGGCCGCGGACAAGTCCCCTCACTTGTCCCCCGCCACCCGAGGCAGCTGTCACTGTCACCGTGAGAAGGGGAACCAAGGCTTGGCAACGCCAGCCTGCGGGGACCAGGGCAGGACCAGGCGCCCTCGGGAGACACCCCGGGCCCCGCTGTGGCCCACGAGCGCCCCGGGGGCGGTGCCCGCTGAGGGCCCCTGTGCCCGGCCAGGCCCTGCTGGCCTCTCCCCAGGGCGCTGGCCGCCAGGCCCCAGGCCAGCTCAGCAACTCTGGCAGTGTTCACGTGGGCACCCACCTCCCAGCAGGGCGGTGGGGGGTCTCTCAGGGACGAGGTGCCGCGCACACCCCTGGTGGGGCCCACCCACATCTGCTGAGACTCTCCTGACACGTCCTGTGGGCAGCATGGACACCCCCGCGTCCCGGGAGCTCCTGGCACCGCCTCCGCCACCCTCGGGCGGCTGAGGGCCCGCTGGGCCGGGCCGGGGAGGCCGGTGAGCAGAGCTTGGAGGACCACCTTCCCTTCCCCTGCAGCAGGCCTCCCGGCCGAGGGCCAGGCCCTGGTGCCCCTCCCAGCTCTCCCTTGGGGGCCTGGTGGTCCCAcgccagcctcctcctcccaggaTGAGCCCAGGTGCCAGGGACCACGGCCCCTCCCTCAGCCGCACCACTGGGCACCTCCACCAGCATCTCATGCAAGTCCTGCCCAgactctccccctgccccagtcccCCCTCCCTCGCTTGCCGGGGGAAGCCCACCTTCCCCAGTGAAGGCAGCTCCCTGTTTCCCTTCCAAGAAGCAGGCTGGACGGCCTGCCCCCCAAACACCCGACACTTGAAAGCAAACTCGAGACCGCCGAGACCCCGGCCTGCTGACGCCAGTGGATCAGCCACCCGGCTGGCACAGACCTCGGCTCAGTCTTTAACGCTCAAAACACAAAACCCAGAAGCCCATCGGGCAAAACCACTTTGTGCTGCGGCGCCAAAAGgatccagccccccaccccccgctgggCTCCCAGGGCTCCACACCCCACAGGGGCAGCTGGGCACAGCCCCagaacccaggcccccacagCTGGCAAACCCGTCCGGTGAGATTCCTCTCCGATTCCTGATACACAGAGAGAGCCCTGAACCTACGGGGTTGCCTCCGCCCACGCCAGGGGCCTGCGGGCGAGCCACCCCCAGACCAGGCCAGAGACAGGCTGGGCTGCGTGAGCAGAGGGGCACGGAGAGAGGCAGGGCCCCACGGGGGTCCCCGGGCCAGCGGGTGCCCCTAAGCCGGGCCACAGCGGAGGGACGCCCGGGAGGCCAAGGCCAGGGTAGCCGCCCTCTCCCCGGGCCCCTCCCGCTCAGGTGAGCCAGGGACCCTCCCTGCGGGGTGCCCTCACCTGAGACCCTCGCTGGCTGGATGCCACCAGGTTGGTACCCCGCCCGCGGACGTGCCTGGTTCCCCGGAGGAGAGTCCTGAGAGCGACTCAGGAGGCAACCcgggaggcaggtgggggaggggtggggacaggccccagaggccccaaAGGCCCCGGCAGGGCCCCAGACGCCGCCTCACTGCTACGTCTTCAATCCCGGGGCCCCGCGGCCCCTGGCAGCAGTGAGGGAGCACCAAGCACGCCACAAACCCTCACCGCCACACGCCAGCTGGCCCGGCCCGGGCCTGAAGGCTCACACCCGGGCCGTTGGCCTGGACAGGTGGCTGAGCAGCAGAGCCAAGCCAGACAAGGTCACCCGGAGGCCCGGAGATGAAGGCAGAGGCCCAGCGCGTCCTCTGGgcacagcccccagccccctgctcCTGTGGGCGTGGGCACGGGGCCACGGAGCCAGGGAGAGGCCACAAGCTACCCCCAGCAGGGAGCCCGCCGTGCCCGCTCTGGTCCACCTAAGCAGCCCGGAGCCTCGGGGGACCATGGCCTGCCCAGGACCAACCGGGGGAGGACAGAGGGGAGTTGGCAGTGGGCAGAGGGGCGGGCCAGGGACCCGCTGGACACACCCCACAGCCCAGGGACCAGGGCTGGGGGCGGCCATGGGATGAGAACACGCCCACTACCTGCCTGTATCTCAGGGCCCAGGGGGAGCTCAGGGGAGATGGCCTCGGCCCCTCGGCTGCTTCCTGACACCCCACAGGGTGACCCGACATGCCACACGGTGACGCCCCGACCCACCTGGGGACACGGCATCTGCACAGGTGACGGTTCCAACCCCAGGTGGTGACACCCCCAACCCCACGGAGGCTCCCTGAGGCCTGTGGCCAGAGGTCCTGCAAAGCTTTCTTGCGGGGAAAGACGCAGGGCTAGGCACTGGCCTGGGGACAGATCTCAGGGACCACCCcccaggagcctggagccccGGCACCAAGGTCCAGGACCCACCAAGGTCCAGGACCCACGCTGCGCCAGGAGAGGAGCGCTGGGCCACACGCCCGCCCGCAGCTCAGTGACCTCCCTCCTTCCCGCACAGCCAGACCCCTGGACCACCTgcgggcaggaggaggggaggggagggaggcaggcaggctccaGTCTGGGAAGAGTAACAGAGGAAGCCCCTCCCTGCACTCAGCCCACCCCGTCTGTCCAAGCCCTCCCCTTTCTTTAAAACCCTCCCCTTTCTCCAAAAGGCTAACGAAAGAGCAAGGAGATCTTCTATGGCCTTTGAAAAATGGCCGCAAAACACACACCAGCTCTGTTCTGTGACGACGAGCCTGCTTGTAAAGCGCTCGCTGAGGCCCAGGGCGGAGGGACAGCCCAGACGCAGACGCAGGCTCCGACGGCCCGAGAGAGGCTGCCTCCACGCACACACTCACCTGGTCGGGAACCCGGGCTAGGTTTCAAACTGGGTTAAGAGCTCCCTGATTTCCGGGGCCACGTGCCGGGCGGCCCTGGCAGCCTCTGCTATGGCTTTCCGGTACATCCCTTTCTTCTTACGGTTAAATCTCAGTTTGAAAAATTCAGAGAAAGGGGAGAGTTTTGAAATGGACAAGAATGATGTAGTTGGAGAACCAAACCACGAGACTTTCGCTTCTTGCCAGGAGGGCTCCCCATCCTCCTTCTGGCTAAGACTGATGTCCAGGACACGTGCTGGCCACCAAGGAAAACCATGAACCTTACCCCACACGATGTCCCCTACGGCCACGGTCCTTCCGTCTTCGGTAACGCACTTGGAGACGCTCTGTGTGTGCAGCCTGACCGTCAGGGGCGGCACAGTTGGCCGCGCATCCTTGGACGAGGACGGCACCGAGGCGCCGTCGCCGGACGAGAGGTCACACGTGTCTGGTGACGTCACTTCTGAGCTGGAGGATTTGGACTCGTCTAGGCTGTCGCTGCTCCACGCGGACGCGCTGGCACAGCCAGTCCTCCGGGGACAGGCAGCGAGAAAAGCCAGGCCGCCGGGCTCGTGCTCACCCCGGGGACGCCCCTTGCAGTCATCGTCCTCGCCGGAGCTCCCGGAAGACGAGTCCGCCAGCCCACCGCGGGCAGCGCCGTCGGCCAGGGGCGCGGGCGAGCCGGCCCGGGGGCCGCGCCCACAGCCCTCGAGCCCCTCCACCAGCTCGGCCCTGTACAGCGGCTCCCGCTCGCCGGCCTCCAGGCGGCGCGGCTTCAGGCGGATCttggggggcggcggggcggcgccGGCGGGGGGGGGCCGCGTCAGCTTCAGCTTTGGGATGGAGGCGGGCCCCCCGCCGGGTGGCCTGTCCCTGGGCGCCTCGGGGTCCGGGCCTCCCCCGGGCGGGGCCTCTGGGGGGCAGAAGGGCTCCAGGGAGCCGTGCACGCGGGAGGGGATCTCCACCACCTCGCCGGTGCCCTGGGGCGTGCTGTAGCAGATCTTGATGACCGGGCTCCGCGGGACCCGCGCCGCCTCCCGCCTCTCCCGCCTGCTCCTCTTCGCCACGGCCGCGTCGCCTCCGCCGTCAGGGTCCTCGGGCTTGCGGGGCTCCCTGCGCGGCCGGGGGGCGgccggggggccggggccggCCTCCGGGGGGCTCACGGTGCTCTTGCacttctcacagagcacctggcGTGGCCGCAGGCGGATGGGGCTCAGGGCCGGGTGGCCGGGGTCGCGGTTGCGGGACAGGCGCCTCCGGGTCCTCTTGATGCCCCGCGGGGGCGGCTGCGGCACCCACTGCCTGTAGGTGTCCCTCAGCCAGagcgggggagggaagggggcgcCCTCGAAGTAGGGCGGGAACGGGGGCAGGCTGCCGGCGGGCAGCGGCGGCACGAGGGCCGGCGGCGGCTCCGGGCCGGCGGTCTCGGGGGGCCGGGCCCCGCCGGGGGGTGGCGGGCCGCCCGTCCCCAGCGGCATCGCCTCTGCGTCCCCCGCcgcgggggccgggccggggcagCCGTGGACGGGGGGGTCCTGGGCCTGGGGCAGCGGAGCCGACGGGGGCAGGCCGAAGAGGCCGGACCtggggggagacagagagggacGGTCAGGACAGCCGGACACCGCCGCACCCGGCTCCCACGCCCGAGGGCCCGGCAGGGTCTCCCGGCTTCAACCGAGGCCAGTGCCCCCCCGCGCGCGCCCAGGGGCCTCGCAGGTGGGGCTGTGACCCCGGGTGTCACGTGACCAACGTCGAGCCCGTTGGGCCCGACAGGCCCCGAGCCGCCACGCCTCAGTTCGTGGCAACAAGGCGAGCCGGGGCTCGGAGCTGCAGCCCTCCCGGGGCCCGGGAAACCGAGGCGGGGATCCGGCTcctgggccgggccgggccgggcctcgGGCGGCAGGCTGCTGGGCGGCCAGCGGCCCCGGCTCACGGGCCCCACCCGCTCACTGCCCTCCTCCCGAGGGAGGCACGCCCACAAGGAAGACCCTCACGGTGGCACCGGGAGGACCCCCAGGCCCAGGACAGCCCAGAGGACCAGGGTCCCGGGAGCGGGACGTGTGTCTGGGAGTGGGGGCCGCTCGTTCACGGCCAGGCCCGGCGGGGACGGGGTCGCGACCAAACCAGAGCCGCGCCCTCCTGAACGCTGAGACGGGCGCACCTGTGTCCACGGCCCTCGGTGAGGCTGTCGCCCAGGCCACCCCTGCCCACCACGATCTGGAAGGACCACCCCTCCTGCCTGGCACCCCTTCCCTCCAGGCGGCACAGATAAGGCCACGTGACCCACGGGAAAGGGCCAGAGAAGGCAGAAGGGCCCCCTCCCACAAGGACCCACAACAGAGGCCAGGCGCGGGCCGGCCCCCCAGGGCTCCCCTGCTAGGACTCTCTCCCCAGGAAGCGCAGGGCCAGCGGCCTCCACGCAGGGTCCCGGCATCGACGGCTTTAGGGTGGCCCCCTCTCAGAGCCCCGGTCAAGCCCAGGCCCGGCGCTGGGCATGTCCGGGGGTCACATCTGAGCAGTGAGCTGCTCTCGGGGCAGCAAGGAAACACTCCTCCACGTAACAAAACCCAAGCCCGGACAGGCCACTCCTTCCTCAGCTGTGACACACGTGACTGTGCACGCGTGATTTAATCTGTAAGAACTGCTTCAGCCACAAACTGGTTTAATTTTTAAGCACAAAACCAGACCCCTAGCTGGTTTAGAGAAGCGAGGTTTAGCATACTGCACCTCAGTCTCTCCCACCCTTTTGTAATTCAATCAGAGTAGAAAAGATAAGTGAGCTTTGCTGTTTCTCAATTTCCAAATGACTTCTGCATCTACCGTTCTCCAGAAGAATCAAGGGCTGCTAAGACCGGCCAAGTGGCCGTGACACCTCCGTGTCCAGCAGGTGGCCCGGGGAACCCGTGGCCGGAAGGCGCCCCTGACCCTCCAGAGGGGAGCGGAGTGCAGGTTACGGGGAGGCACGTGGCCCGCAGAGCCGGCAGGAGGGCGGAGTGGGATGGGGCCCGGCTCTGTGGCCAAAGGGCTGTCACCGGCGTGACAGCCCAGCGTGGGAGGGTGCGTCTGCCGTGGGAACACCGCCCAAGGCTTAATTCAAGATCACTGGGGAAAGCCCAGAAATCACATCAAACttctaactttcttcttttttcctatcAAGTCTAATTCCCTCTGTTTAAGGCCATCTCCCCTGAATCTAAAGTCTTTGTGAGTGGAGCTGCGGGGGGCCAGGGAGGAGCTTCACATTCTTCGCTTCCATGCCCAGAGGGTCCAGCAAACCAGGGCCACGGCCAGCTGCCCTCTGCTCGGCCGTAGAGGATGCAGCCCATTCAGACGGTTGACCAGCGCCTGAAACTgacagggatggagggaagagacgggaggaggaggggtatgggggggggggcagtaggGCCAGCCTGGGGCAGCGTCCAGCCACGGGCCAGCAGCAGGGGACCCGACCCCCTCTGAGGTGGGATTTTGCTCTGGGTGGGGGACAGCCATGGCGATGccgccccttcccccccaccccctgctgggCGTGCGGCTCTTCGCGGGCCCCCCTCTCTGGAGGACCAAGCCAACCCCCCCGGACGGGCACCCAACTGCGGCCCCCACAGCCACGGGCCCCCACATCCCAGCGGAGCAATGGCGACCCCAAGAAGCGCAGGCCACGTCTGCAAGTGGTGGCCACCACGGGGCACGTCGCTCAGCTCCCGCAGCCACCGTGGAAAGCAGGCATGCATGGTTTCCACGCCAGGGTGGGAACAGGGTGGGAAAGGGGGCCCCAGGATCACGCGCTCAGCTGGCAGCTGCACGCTCACCAGCCCCAGGCCGGGCACTGGGCACACAGACCCCACGGCCCACGGGCCGAGTCAGCCACCAGCTTTGGTACGTCAGGTGTGATGGGCACCTAGCCGCACCTGCTGCCCGCAGGCGGTCCCCGCGGCCGTGCCGAGCACCTGCGCCAGATGCCACGTGGCCACCAGCCCTCCACAGAAAAAGTCCGCCTGAGTCCAGGTGTGGGCTACAAGCCCCCACGCAGGGTGGTGACAGGCGGGTGTGTCTCAAGCCTCACCCGGGTCCCAGGCATCCCCGCAGGACGGGACCCCACCCCTGGTTCACGCCTCTCCGCAGGCCCCCCGCGGACACTCAGAACAGCCGAGAACGTGGCAAATGGAACCCAGGCTCGTGCACGCACAGCATCCACACCcgcgcgcacacacgcgcacCAGGGGTCCCGCAGGCCGGGGGCCCACCCACCAGGCCGCATCCACACACCTGGGCCGGGAGGGGTCCTCCCAAGGCCTCCCCAGAACCCACGTCCTGCCCACCCTTCGCAGGTACCTAGGCCGTGAACGGGGGACTCACGGTGACACCCTCCTCTTCATCTgccttccccctgccccatcccagggCCCTGCGCCGTCACCCCACGAGGACCCGGCCGCACCCCTCCTCGGGCTCTGCTCCTCCCCCTGCCGGGTGGGGCCCAGGGACCCCAGGACCCCTGGGCGGCCCCTTCCCTGTCATCCCCCGACCCCGGCCCATCTTCCCCCTAGGACCCTCCGTGGCAGGACTCTGTACTCAGACTGCCTGCCCCTCGGCCAGCCGGCCCGGGGGCTCAGCAGTCTCCCTGGCCACCTCTCCGCACACACAGGCTGGGGACGGGTGGGGGCCCTGCGGCTATGGCCCATTCAGGGAGGTTTCCGCCCTGTTGGTCGCGCACGCCCCTCGGAGGAGGGGTCTCTGCATGTTTGTGATGGTGAGAGACCCAGGCCCGGACCTGAGCCGGAGCCTCAAGCCGCGGGCCCGCGGGTGGGCCGGGCTGCACCCACCAGGCACAGACGGGGTCTGGACCCGCCCCTGCCCTGGCAGATCAAAGCCAGGCAGCCTCGACTGTGAGCGATGCCCGCCCCTGCCCTGGGGTGAGTGTCCCCTCTGCCCACGGGGGCTGCGGCCTGGAGCGGGGAGGTTCCTTCCACACGGGCCGGTGGGACGGCACCGTGGCGGCCACGGCAGGCCCCGTGACTCGGGCGCTTCCTTCCCACAGCTGCCGCCCTGCCCAGGCCACACCCACGCCCGCCAGTGGGTAAAAAACAGGGCCAGTGGGACCCTGGCTGCCGGCTGCAGGCCACGGGCGGGTTCTCTGTCTGTGGCCCCCTGAGATGCCACCATCGCCGTGCCCATTTCTCGGATGGGACAGTGAGGCTGAGGAAGACCAGGGAGCCCGGCGGGCTGGGGGACAGGCAGGGTCTGTGCTTGTGCCTCAGCTCTGCCGCCTCGGGGTGCGGAGATGGCACCAGGCCAGGCCACTGTCTCTGGGGAGGACCTCAGCAACCTGTCCCTCGGGGCGCCTACTGGACCTCTGGGCACAAGGCACAGCCCGACGAAGGCCTGTGGGTCGACCACGGGGCCGGGCCCCTCCGTGAGGCCGGGCTGTGCCCACATGGGCCTGCACCCAGGGACGGAGGCCCCCGCCGGTCTGGCAGAGCCCCACAGGTGAGGCTGCAGGGCCGTGGCAGGCAGAGGCCTGGGGTGGCCCTGAGGCCACCAGGTGAGAGGGCCTGCCAGGCCTCAGGCGAGGGCCCCAGGCACCCCCACTGTCCCGACCTCTGCGACGCGGTGAGTCTGGACTCACCGGGCCCCCCAGGTGGGCCCCAGCCAAGGTGGAGAGAAGGAGCCCAGAGAggagccctgggggctggggtgaCTCGCGGCgggaggcagggcctggccagcCTCGACCGCGAGCGCCAGGCCGGCAAGCTCCCCAGGCGGAAACCCAAGGGGCCCTGAGCAAACCTCAGCGTCACGTCCTCGGGGAGCTGGGGGCGCGGCAAGTGACCTGCGCTTTGAGAGAGGCTGGGGAGACGGCGCTGGGGAGAGAAGTCTGCGCAGGGAGGTCAGCCAGGAGGCCTGCAGGCTCAGACCCCAAAGCACAGCAGTTCTGCTCCCACGGGAGCAGGAGACAGCGTCCGCAGGGTCAGCCACGGCTCTGCCCAGGTGGGGGCATGGCCGCCGGCACGGACAGGGACCCCGAGGGCAGCAGCCCGGCCCGTGGTCCTCCGTGGGGCACCCGTGGCCGAGCCTCACTCACCCACCTCCCTGGGGTTCGTCTGTGCCTGCAGCCTAGCAACCCCACAGAGCAGCCGGGCCTGGGTGGGCGCGCGGCCAGGAGGAGCCGCCTGCCAGAGCGCGgggccttcccctgccccccccaccccccgctcccccgGGCTTCAGGCCTGGGGCCCGCCGGCAGCCTCCGACCCCGGCCAGGTCCCCATCTGCCCTGGACCTTCCTTCCTCGTCCTCCCACAGGGCGAAGACACCCTGGTGTCTGTAAAGGGGTGAGACGACGTGGCTGCTGGAACAGAAACGTCCCAGGGGCCgaagcccagggccaggcgcCTAGGGCAGCCCCCCAGAGCGGGTACCCGAGTGCGCGGAGCCTGCAGCCCCAAGACAGGCCCGAGGCCCGAGGCGAGGCCCACCCTGCGGCCGGGGCGCTACGCCCCAGCATTGGTTTAGAAAACACACAGCCGTTTCTCTCccgcacagccctgccaacagaCAGCCCTAGGGCTGGAGCCccgagggaggggaggggcaggcgggTGCCAGGCTGCTGTGCACAGAGGTCCACCGCGGCTCAGGGAGTTGGGGAAAACAGGGTGACAGGGGAAGCTGCAGCCCGGACACCAGAGTGGCCCTCATCCAGGGCCACGTGTGggaccctgcccctcccccgtgGGTATCAACCCAGGTCCCCATCACAGCTGGTCCCCAGAGGCCCGGATCAAAGGCTGAAGGGCCTTCAGCATCACCCCATAGGACTCCTGTGACTGCGAGCCTCCTCCCAGGAGACAAGGCCAGGTTCCcagccaacccccccccccaccccccccacccccccgcttgGAGCAGCTCTGGAGACTAGCCATGCCCGCCAGATCCCCCTGCCAGGCAAGTGCCCCCTGGCTGCAGGTCATGCCACCCTGTGATGCACTGGCACTCTCAGTCCCTCCAGCTCccaagggcagggaggggagcccGGTGGGGCCTGGACACGGCGTGCACCCAGGAGGGAGCAGGGGTGCTTGCCTGCCCAGGGACGGGCCTTGGCTGGGATTCTTGACTGGCTGAGTCTCCAGAAGCCtgggtcccccccgcccccgggtgGGGTGTGGGCCACAGAGGCCCAGGAGTCTCGCGTGGTGACGGCACCCTGGGTGACTCACACTGGGGAAGTTTAAGAAACTCCCGCCTAGAGGTCAAGGCCGGAGGCTTCGGGTTGGCCGTGTCCGACAGGCGGCTGGCCCTCATGCCCAGTGTCCGGGAGCCCAACTCTTCACTCTGAGCCTTTGCTGTCCTCGGGCCATCCCACCTGAGGTCCTCACCCAGAGGTACACCCTTCAATCACCCACAAAGCAACGCCCACACCCACCCTGCACCCCAGCCCGGGGAGTGGAGCTGGGGGGTCGCGGCAGGCCGGGGCTGTCCGCACCAACATGTGTGAGGAGGCACACTGCCCGCGGAGACGCCGGAGGCCTGCGGGCAGCAGCGGCACGCCGGGGACCTGGGCCGCTTCCTCtcacacaggaggtgctcagtgAACCCACGGGGACGCAGGAACCTCAGGCACTCAGAGCAGCCGAGGGTCTGGCTTCAGGTCACACAGCAGCCCGGCGGCAGGTTCACGACTCGGGCGGAGGAGGCACTCGGCACCGGCCCAGTGGCTCCGAGCACCTGCTGGGACCGCGGCCTGGCCTCCCCGGACAGACGGACACTCAGCCCAGAGCTCCCGGCGCACTGAGGGACAGGCGCCTCCTCCCTAGGGCCCCCACATGAGCTCTGGTTGTTGGGCCCCGCCGCAGGAGAGAACCTGGGAACCTGGTTCTCTCCGGGGGGCCACTCTGTCCTCCCAAGCCCCTGGGTCCACCCACGTGCTCGAGAAGCACTGACACGTGACAGTGACCGGACTGCGCCCGGCCGGGGCACCACGGGCACACTGGCCTACTGGCCTGCTGCCCTGACCAGACGCAGCACCCGCCCGCTGCTCCGGGAGCCGCAGGCCCGGGGAGGGGCGCGCGCCTGCAATCTGAGCCCCCAGCTGCCCTCCCCGCCTGTCAGTGCCCACGCCCCACACGCACGGGGCCTCACGGACCAGCCCTGCCACCGTGATgcgcgggggagggggagcgggCCCCGGGGAGACACTGGCCTCCGGGAAGGCAGGTCGGTGCCGTGAGCCCCGAGCCCGAGGCCGGGCCCCTCTGCCAGAGACCCCCGGGCCAGATCACAAGCTgcccccagaccctgcccagcaAGCTGGCTGTAAACACGAGCTTCGCAACTCACACGCCTACGGCAGAAAACTGGGATGAGGATGACCCCGCGGGGGACCTGCATAGGGGAGGCGGGGCGGGCAGGCGCAGGGGCCGCGTCAGGGCCGAGCCTCAGACAACGGGACGGCTCGCCAGAGGCCAGCTTTATCCTCAGCTTCTCTGCGGGCACTGGGGGGGGGCCCTCAAGTCAGAAAGAGGCGCTGCTGAGCAGAGCTGTGCCCACCAAGGCCCCGCTCCCGCTTCCGTGGGCGGCTCCGGTGACAGCCTCATGTGGCCGTGGCAGGGCTGCCGCCCACACGGCCTACAGCTGCCAGTTCCCATGCTGGGATCCCAGCAGAGCCTGCTTCCTTccagagggggtgaggaagcgggtgggggtggggcgtagCTCTCCAAACCAGGTTATCCACAGGCTGCGGGGATGGGGACCCTGGTGGGAGGCAGAGGCCAAGGGTGGGGAGTCTGCAGCCTCTGCAGACACCCCCAGCCACAAGTTCGCCCCGCAGCCACCCTTGACCTGAGTCGTGGAGCCCAGAAATCGGGGGTGGGGGACCTCCTGCAGGTGTCCCTCTCCAGGGAGGAAAGGCCAGGCAGGGCTGTGTAGGCGACGCCGGGGTGCAGCCCCCGCACAGACCCGGGAGCGGGAGCAGGCCGGCAGCCCCGCTCGAGGGAGGAAGTGGCGGCCATCGGTGGCGGGGGGGCCTCCGCCACCCCCGGGCACAGGCCTGGCAGCTTC
This window harbors:
- the PWWP2B gene encoding PWWP domain-containing protein 2B isoform X3, producing the protein MEPRAGCRLPARVEQVVNGALLVTVSCGPRSFAGILLDCTKKSGLFGLPPSAPLPQAQDPPVHGCPGPAPAAGDAEAMPLGTGGPPPPGGARPPETAGPEPPPALVPPLPAGSLPPFPPYFEGAPFPPPLWLRDTYRQWVPQPPPRGIKRTRRRLSRNRDPGHPALSPIRLRPRQVLCEKCKSTVSPPEAGPGPPAAPRPRREPRKPEDPDGGGDAAVAKRSRRERREAARVPRSPVIKICYSTPQGTGEVVEIPSRVHGSLEPFCPPEAPPGGGPDPEAPRDRPPGGGPASIPKLKLTRPPPAGAAPPPPKIRLKPRRLEAGEREPLYRAELVEGLEGCGRGPRAGSPAPLADGAARGGLADSSSGSSGEDDDCKGRPRGEHEPGGLAFLAACPRRTGCASASAWSSDSLDESKSSSSEVTSPDTCDLSSGDGASVPSSSKDARPTVPPLTVRLHTQSVSKCVTEDGRTVAVGDIVWGHRQ
- the PWWP2B gene encoding PWWP domain-containing protein 2B isoform X2 — its product is MEPRAGCRLPARVEQVVNGALLVTVSCGPRSFAGILLDCTKKSGLFGLPPSAPLPQAQDPPVHGCPGPAPAAGDAEAMPLGTGGPPPPGGARPPETAGPEPPPALVPPLPAGSLPPFPPYFEGAPFPPPLWLRDTYRQWVPQPPPRGIKRTRRRLSRNRDPGHPALSPIRLRPRQVLCEKCKSTVSPPEAGPGPPAAPRPRREPRKPEDPDGGGDAAVAKRSRRERREAARVPRSPVIKICYSTPQGTGEVVEIPSRVHGSLEPFCPPEAPPGGGPDPEAPRDRPPGGGPASIPKLKLTRPPPAGAAPPPPKIRLKPRRLEAGEREPLYRAELVEGLEGCGRGPRAGSPAPLADGAARGGLADSSSGSSGEDDDCKGRPRGEHEPGGLAFLAACPRRTGCASASAWSSDSLDESKSSSSEVTSPDTCDLSSGDGASVPSSSKDARPTVPPLTVRLHTQSVSKCVTEDGRTVAVGDIVWGVLWERSPDCDGSRRPEGCARGRRLKPGRGVSQRATGGGG
- the PWWP2B gene encoding PWWP domain-containing protein 2B isoform X1 is translated as MEPRAGCRLPARVEQVVNGALLVTVSCGPRSFAGILLDCTKKSGLFGLPPSAPLPQAQDPPVHGCPGPAPAAGDAEAMPLGTGGPPPPGGARPPETAGPEPPPALVPPLPAGSLPPFPPYFEGAPFPPPLWLRDTYRQWVPQPPPRGIKRTRRRLSRNRDPGHPALSPIRLRPRQVLCEKCKSTVSPPEAGPGPPAAPRPRREPRKPEDPDGGGDAAVAKRSRRERREAARVPRSPVIKICYSTPQGTGEVVEIPSRVHGSLEPFCPPEAPPGGGPDPEAPRDRPPGGGPASIPKLKLTRPPPAGAAPPPPKIRLKPRRLEAGEREPLYRAELVEGLEGCGRGPRAGSPAPLADGAARGGLADSSSGSSGEDDDCKGRPRGEHEPGGLAFLAACPRRTGCASASAWSSDSLDESKSSSSEVTSPDTCDLSSGDGASVPSSSKDARPTVPPLTVRLHTQSVSKCVTEDGRTVAVGDIVWGKVHGFPWWPARVLDISLSQKEDGEPSWQEAKVSWFGSPTTSFLSISKLSPFSEFFKLRFNRKKKGMYRKAIAEAARAARHVAPEIRELLTQFET